From the genome of Perca flavescens isolate YP-PL-M2 chromosome 12, PFLA_1.0, whole genome shotgun sequence, one region includes:
- the h2bk1 gene encoding histone H2B type 2-K1, with translation MTNDISKKKGKIAGEKRGKRKAKRRETYAMYIYKVLKQVHPDTGISSRAMSIMNSFVNDLFERIATEASRLAQYNKRSTITSREVQTAVRLLLPGELAKHAVSEGTKAVTKYTSSK, from the exons ATGACGAATGATATATCCAAAAAGAAGGGAAAGATTGCAGGTGAGAAAAGGGGGAAAAGAAAGGCCAAAAGAAGAGAGACTTACGCGATGTACATCTATAAAGTGTTGAAACAG GTTCATCCGGACACGGGCATTTCCAGCAGAGCCATGAGCATCATGAACTCCTTCGTGAATGACCTGTTTGAGAGGATTGCCACAGAGGCGTCCCGGCTGGCTCAATACAATAAACGCTCCACCATCACCAGCAGAGAGGTGCAAACTGCAGTGAGACTGCTGTTGCCCGGGGAGCTGGCTAAACACGCCGTGTCTGAGGGAACCAAAGCTGTCACCAAGTACACCAGCTCCAAATGA